The Clostridium botulinum BKT015925 genome includes the window GTTGCTATAAGTAGTAGTATAGGAAAACTTATATCAACTATTATTTGAAATATAAGCACAAAAGGTACAATTGATATCTCTGTTCTTATACTTTGTGTTTTAAAATCTCTAAAAGACTTTTCTAACCTTTGAAACTTTTCTCCTACTAAATTATAAGACTTAAATACCTGTATTCCGTTAATATATTCAACCATTCTTGATATAACATCATTAATAACTTTTTTCTTTTGTTTTGCTATATTACTAACTTTACGTCCGCCTAGTAGTATAATAGGCATAGCTATACCTATAAATGCCAACTGAATAATGGCCAATTGAATATCAATAAAAAATGTTATTATGAGAAGATATGCACTAAGAAATACTGTTTTTATAAGATCTGGAGTACTATGAGTTATTACAATTTCAAACTCCTGCAAGTCATTTGTCATTATATTAGATAAGCTTCCTATGCTATTTTTATTAAAAAAACCTAAATTTATATTTCTAATATGATCCCCTAGTGATATACGCATTTTTTCAATTGCACGTGCACCTTTTTCTTGTATGCCTGTATATCCCTTTGCATTAACTATAGCTCTGGCTATAAAAGCTATTATCATTATTATTGAATAAGTTTTTATCTTTGAAAAACTCAAATTATTTCTAATTAAATCTAATAATACAAAATATAATATTGAATAAAAAACCATATTAAATAAAGTATCTATTGTAAGCAAAATTAGTGGCTTTCTAAGTTTTTTTCTCTCTTCACCTAATAAATTTTTTATATCATCTAACATATCTATACCCTCCTTTCTGTATCAATAACTTCACGATCATACATATCCCAAAGACGTCTATATAACCCTTTTTTATTCATAAGATAACTATGATTTCCCTGTTCTATAATTTTACCTTCATCTAGAACTACAATTTTATCTGCATTTTTTATAGTATATAGTCTATGAGCTATTATTAGTGCAGTTTTATTTTTCAATAAATTCCTAAGAGCTTCTTGTATTTTACTTTCATTTTCTATATCTGAATAAGAAGTTACCTCATCTAAAATTACAATAGGGCTATCTTTCAATATTGCTCTTGCAATAGAAATTCTCTGTTTTTCTCCTCCACTAAGCTTAATTCCATCCTCTCCAAGAGATGTATTATATCCATAAGGTAAACTCATTATAAAATCATGAATTTGTGCCTGTTTACTAGCTTCGATAATTTCATTCATGTTTTTGTTTAATCCCATTTTAATATTTTCAAGTATTGTATCTTCGAGCATAAACACATTCTGAAATACAAAAGATACCTTATCCATAAGCTCTTCCATTTTTATATTCCTTATATTCATACCATCAATAGTAATATTCCCTTGCTCTACATCCCAAAACCTACCTACTAATTGGCCAAGTGTCGTCTTACCAGAACCGGATGGTCCTACAAGAGCCACTATATTTCTAGGTTCTATGGTTAATGATAAATCTTTTATAACCTCTTTTTTATCATATTTAAAAGTAACGTTATTAAATTTTATCTCACCATGTATTTTAGAATCTAACTTTTGATCTCCTGAAAATTGAGGCTTTTCTTCAATAATATCTTTTACTCTAGATGCCCCCTCTAAAAGCCTAGAAAAAGTTTCTCCAAAATCTAAAAGCTGTTTGAAAGAATTAAGAAATTTAGAGCTTAAAATTAAGAATAATATATAAGTGGAAACATCTATACTTCCTTTTAGAAACATTATTCCCCCAATAGGAATTATAAATAAAAGCCCTGAATCTATGAGCACTAAAAACATACTATATTGTGGAGCTACTTTCTTTGTTATATCAACCCAATAATCAGCATATTCCTCTGTTGTATCTTTATAGTTTTTAAATGACTTTGCAGATAAGTTAAATGCTTTCATTACATTTATTCCATTTATATATTGAATAATAGTAGCATTAAGCTTTTGAACTAAATTATGATAATGAATCATTCTTTCTTTCATACCTCTAAACATAATCATCTGGATTATAAATCCTAAAATGATCGGAATAAATAATACAAGCGCTAGTTTAAAGTTTAAATATAAAAGATAAATAATAAATATAATAGGTGCTACAATAGCTGAAGCTAGATCAGGAATTTGATGTGCTATGAAGTTTTCTAATTTTTCTATGTCTTCATTTATAGTTTTTTTTACTTGTCCAATGGTGTGGCTAGTGAAAAATCCCATATTAAGTTTTGAAATATGATTAATACATTTCATTCTAAGTTCATAAAGTATTGTAAATGCTGCTATATGCGAAAACACACCTGACAATAAAAATATACCCATTCTGATAATTACAGTAACACCTACGATTAAGGTCATGAATTTAATTTTCTCATAATCAACTATATCTTTGAAAAGATCTAGTACTATATTGTACATTAATATATACGGAACTATAGCAAGAATTGAGCTTATTATACTAAATAAAGCTGATATATATAATTTAAACTTTTCTTTTCCTGAAATTTTTAAAAGAAAGCTTAAATTTGATTCTGTCTTTTCCATAATTTTATCCTCCCTCTTATAAATATCTAATAGTAAATTAATCTATCTTTAGTTTTATAATAATTGAAAATCATTATCAATTCTACTCCAAAAAAAATAAAAAATGCTCCAAAATAAAAATCACCTAAAATTTCTTATGGATTCTGGAACATTTTATACATCCACTATTGTAGTTTTCTATATTTTAATGGCGTTATATTATTATAACTTTTAAAAAGAGAAGCAAATTTACTGGGATTCTCATATCCTATTTCATTTGCAATTTCTATAATTGACATATCTGTATTTCTTAATAAATATTTTGCTTTTTCAATTCTAGATTTCTTTATATATTCATAAACTGTATCCCCAGTAATGTTTTTAAATGCTTGTTGTAATTTATATAAGCTTATGTTTAAATTATCGGCTAATTCCTTAACAGCGGGAGTGTTTTGAAGGTCTTTTGATACTATATTTTTAGCCTTAATTACAATTTCTTCCTCATATTCGGTTGTATTCTCTAAAAATTTAATAGTTGCTCTTTTTTCAAGAAAAGTAGCTAAAAATTCTATTGTCTTAAGCTTTAACTTTATATATCCTATCATATCATCAGTTGAAATTCTTTTAATTTGCTCTGCTATTTTCTTTATATCATAGGTTGCTCTTTCTATTATTAATACATCTTCTTTAAATATTTCTTTTAATTGGGTTTCCCAATCCATGATTATTTTATTTTCCCATATTGGATTTATAGCATTTTTAATAGTATTAAAATTCATGTGAATAGATATGGCATTAAACTTACTATATTTAAATTTAAAATGATTTACATCATTTAGTGTTTTATAAATAAATATATCTCCAGCTTTAATTAGATAAATTTTGTCATCAGGAGAAGAAAATACTTTCATATTACCATCATAACAATATCCTAACTCTAAGATATTATCATCAAATCCTGCATTATGAAAATCCATGTCCATTTTATAATTAATGTTAGTCGTAGATATTTCTAAACCATCTTCTATTTTCATTCTTGAAAAATTTCCCACACCAAATTGTTTTGATATAAAGTACTTTTTCCCTAATAATTCATCACAAGTTTTATAGCAATATTTATCTTCAATATGTTTATAATAGCCATCTATTATTCCTTTTTTTAATTTCACATCTATCACCTTCTATCTTTTAAAACTATATAATGCCAATGAATACTCTCTATCACCTTGTTTAAATTATATTTCTCTTTATACAAAAAATCAATTATACTATTTATCTGTAAACTTGTTAGTACTTTTCAAAAATAAAAATAATTTTTATTAATTTATTAGTATA containing:
- a CDS encoding helix-turn-helix domain-containing protein, which gives rise to MKLKKGIIDGYYKHIEDKYCYKTCDELLGKKYFISKQFGVGNFSRMKIEDGLEISTTNINYKMDMDFHNAGFDDNILELGYCYDGNMKVFSSPDDKIYLIKAGDIFIYKTLNDVNHFKFKYSKFNAISIHMNFNTIKNAINPIWENKIIMDWETQLKEIFKEDVLIIERATYDIKKIAEQIKRISTDDMIGYIKLKLKTIEFLATFLEKRATIKFLENTTEYEEEIVIKAKNIVSKDLQNTPAVKELADNLNISLYKLQQAFKNITGDTVYEYIKKSRIEKAKYLLRNTDMSIIEIANEIGYENPSKFASLFKSYNNITPLKYRKLQ
- a CDS encoding ABC transporter ATP-binding protein, with the translated sequence MEKTESNLSFLLKISGKEKFKLYISALFSIISSILAIVPYILMYNIVLDLFKDIVDYEKIKFMTLIVGVTVIIRMGIFLLSGVFSHIAAFTILYELRMKCINHISKLNMGFFTSHTIGQVKKTINEDIEKLENFIAHQIPDLASAIVAPIIFIIYLLYLNFKLALVLFIPIILGFIIQMIMFRGMKERMIHYHNLVQKLNATIIQYINGINVMKAFNLSAKSFKNYKDTTEEYADYWVDITKKVAPQYSMFLVLIDSGLLFIIPIGGIMFLKGSIDVSTYILFLILSSKFLNSFKQLLDFGETFSRLLEGASRVKDIIEEKPQFSGDQKLDSKIHGEIKFNNVTFKYDKKEVIKDLSLTIEPRNIVALVGPSGSGKTTLGQLVGRFWDVEQGNITIDGMNIRNIKMEELMDKVSFVFQNVFMLEDTILENIKMGLNKNMNEIIEASKQAQIHDFIMSLPYGYNTSLGEDGIKLSGGEKQRISIARAILKDSPIVILDEVTSYSDIENESKIQEALRNLLKNKTALIIAHRLYTIKNADKIVVLDEGKIIEQGNHSYLMNKKGLYRRLWDMYDREVIDTERRV